The following are from one region of the Leptospira terpstrae serovar Hualin str. LT 11-33 = ATCC 700639 genome:
- a CDS encoding DUF1553 domain-containing protein translates to MRLVLNLILKFRYLLLSVVLLILSVGYVFSRSKQNAVHPLDSLYLKLSPNISKTDTKVSLRRLSLHLRGVIPGVSEWKELETLPKDQSLESFAVSFLKQPEFAEYWGTKFTSMLRDKSKGRKIPTGAFFQYVAGSLHKNKPYDQLVQEMLTSTGNVNESPATMFYIRDGADPLQTAEYVGRLFYAKRVACARCHDHPYISDFTRRDYYALAAFFSQQFFRDGTWEAERYGKSLSYVPRELEVHLPMEEQKTLQDKNNEWNRDNWNKWTDEQRKDYQKKHEVAFATLYYEPKLGLRFPHTDDAPGGDLVRPKFLDGKEAKLKLGEDRRKVFANWLTNKSNDRFRKVIINRVWTELMGWSFFTPLDDWNEDTVVTGEEILNHLDSYFLANQLKLKELILYIVTSNAYHRSLTSSGSDQDPIRYFSPKRLDSDQLLNSLIRVSDLQKIGNIRERNLSWLTNLMDKKPYDLTGTGTIRIPTDNLKEFTNAVEVERPAPYHTILSVFGSGPRVDISDDIEELTIEQMLTLMNGRVVGKLVWDFGNKESLVKAEFDQLKSMDQVIGNLYYRLLGRSPSNGEKEKLKTLILKPDNVFDKDLLQDIFWALLNSQEFQHIN, encoded by the coding sequence ATGCGATTGGTACTAAATCTAATTCTAAAGTTCCGGTATTTACTTCTGTCTGTTGTCTTACTCATTCTTTCCGTTGGTTATGTTTTTTCTAGATCAAAACAGAATGCAGTTCATCCGTTAGATAGTTTGTATTTAAAACTATCACCTAATATTAGTAAAACGGATACAAAAGTATCACTGAGACGATTGTCCCTCCACTTACGAGGAGTGATACCCGGAGTTTCTGAATGGAAAGAGTTAGAAACATTGCCAAAGGACCAAAGTTTGGAATCCTTTGCTGTCAGTTTTTTGAAACAACCCGAGTTTGCCGAATATTGGGGAACTAAGTTTACCTCTATGTTAAGAGATAAATCCAAAGGCCGTAAAATTCCGACTGGTGCCTTCTTTCAATATGTTGCCGGTTCTCTTCATAAAAACAAACCCTATGACCAACTCGTACAAGAAATGTTGACCTCAACCGGTAATGTAAATGAATCACCGGCCACAATGTTTTACATTCGAGATGGGGCCGATCCTTTACAAACTGCCGAATACGTCGGAAGGCTATTTTATGCAAAACGTGTCGCTTGTGCCAGGTGTCATGACCATCCTTATATTTCGGATTTTACAAGAAGGGATTATTATGCACTGGCTGCATTCTTTAGCCAACAATTCTTTCGGGATGGAACTTGGGAAGCCGAACGTTATGGAAAGTCTTTAAGTTATGTTCCTAGAGAATTAGAAGTCCACCTTCCCATGGAAGAACAAAAGACCTTACAAGATAAAAATAATGAATGGAATCGGGACAATTGGAATAAATGGACCGACGAACAAAGAAAAGATTATCAAAAAAAACATGAAGTCGCATTCGCCACGTTATACTACGAGCCGAAACTCGGCCTTCGTTTTCCTCATACAGACGATGCACCTGGAGGAGATTTGGTGCGGCCCAAGTTTTTAGATGGGAAAGAAGCCAAATTAAAACTTGGAGAAGATAGAAGGAAAGTTTTTGCCAACTGGTTAACAAACAAATCCAATGATCGTTTTCGCAAAGTCATTATCAACCGAGTTTGGACAGAACTTATGGGTTGGAGTTTTTTCACTCCTTTAGATGATTGGAATGAAGATACTGTGGTGACGGGCGAAGAGATCCTAAACCATTTGGATTCTTATTTTTTAGCAAACCAACTCAAATTAAAAGAACTCATTTTGTACATTGTCACATCCAATGCCTACCATCGTTCTCTCACTAGTAGTGGTTCAGACCAAGATCCCATTCGCTATTTTTCTCCCAAACGTTTGGACAGTGACCAACTTCTAAACTCACTCATCCGCGTTTCTGACTTACAAAAGATCGGTAACATCAGGGAAAGAAATTTGTCTTGGCTTACAAACCTTATGGATAAAAAACCCTATGATCTGACTGGAACAGGTACTATTCGAATTCCCACTGACAATCTAAAAGAATTCACTAACGCTGTCGAAGTGGAAAGGCCCGCGCCTTATCATACCATTTTGTCAGTTTTTGGTTCTGGCCCCCGAGTGGATATTTCTGATGATATTGAAGAACTTACCATAGAACAAATGTTAACCCTCATGAATGGGCGTGTGGTTGGGAAATTAGTTTGGGATTTTGGAAACAAAGAATCCCTCGTAAAAGCAGAGTTTGACCAGCTAAAATCAATGGATCAAGTCATTGGCAATCTTTACTACAGGCTTCTCGGACGTTCTCCTTCGAATGGCGAAAAGGAAAAACTCAAAACTCTAATCTTAAAACCAGATAACGTTTTCGACAAAGACCTCCTCCAAGATATTTTCTGGGCTCTCCTCAATAGCCAAGAATTCCAACACATAAACTAA
- a CDS encoding LIMLP_15305 family protein, with amino-acid sequence MDQTWLKTTLERFKNEQDPIRKFLKETKLFEEALANQEFEKTDLLIRKELGGILNSFKESFRKLEEGFVQKAQIQNIGKTNPATTLLDRIIMKVNSAGYGLNGLGTGVKATQEEMENLLNHDFGMLTKVGDLQKEILETLPTSFATNPEVAIEFINKLFLDFETQFEARNSIFLKK; translated from the coding sequence ATGGACCAAACTTGGTTAAAAACAACATTAGAACGTTTTAAGAACGAACAAGATCCGATTCGCAAGTTCTTAAAAGAAACCAAACTCTTTGAGGAAGCCCTTGCCAACCAAGAATTTGAAAAAACAGACCTTCTCATTCGCAAAGAACTGGGAGGAATTTTAAATTCCTTTAAAGAAAGTTTTCGCAAACTCGAAGAAGGTTTTGTACAAAAAGCACAAATCCAAAATATCGGAAAAACCAATCCGGCTACTACACTTCTGGATCGAATCATTATGAAAGTAAACTCTGCAGGCTACGGACTAAACGGACTCGGCACAGGTGTCAAAGCCACTCAGGAAGAAATGGAAAATTTACTGAATCACGACTTTGGTATGTTAACTAAGGTGGGAGATCTTCAAAAAGAAATTTTAGAAACTCTTCCCACTTCATTTGCAACTAACCCAGAAGTCGCAATCGAATTCATAAACAAATTGTTTTTGGATTTTGAAACACAGTTTGAAGCAAGAAACTCAATTTTTTTAAAAAAATAG
- a CDS encoding SPFH domain-containing protein, translating into MALIDRIKFEGSPSEIVWKYPSDEISTAGQLVVDENQEAIFFKEGKALDTFGPGTHTLKTGNIPILEALVNLPFGGKTPFTAEVYYVNKAIFAMKWGTNTPIPLEDPKYKIVLNIRAFGDYKFRIKDSKSFLINVVKGGNRTTNESIDEFLKPNIVRGIGDFISEVILNNNTSVVEINKFRDESSTAGRVKLAPEFEKYGIDLTEFNVSSVNFDQNDPNYQRIQKIITDKFEIDMLGDKYQQKKMFDIGQAAAENEGQGGGAMGAGMGMGMGMNMGQMMGNMMNQGGNQQGGGAPAANDPAARIAKLKGLLDQGLINAEEFEAKKKEILSSM; encoded by the coding sequence ATGGCACTAATAGATAGAATTAAATTTGAAGGAAGTCCAAGTGAAATCGTTTGGAAGTATCCATCCGATGAAATCAGCACCGCAGGACAACTAGTAGTCGATGAAAACCAAGAAGCCATCTTTTTTAAAGAAGGAAAGGCGTTAGATACTTTTGGACCAGGAACCCACACGCTTAAAACGGGAAATATTCCAATACTTGAGGCTCTCGTCAATCTTCCGTTTGGCGGAAAAACTCCTTTTACCGCAGAGGTTTATTACGTAAACAAAGCCATCTTTGCTATGAAATGGGGAACCAACACTCCCATTCCTTTGGAAGATCCTAAATACAAAATTGTCCTCAACATCCGTGCCTTTGGAGATTACAAATTTAGAATCAAAGATTCGAAATCCTTTTTAATCAACGTAGTTAAGGGCGGAAATCGTACCACAAACGAATCCATTGATGAATTTTTGAAACCAAATATTGTACGTGGAATCGGAGATTTTATTTCTGAAGTCATTTTAAACAACAACACTTCCGTTGTAGAAATTAATAAGTTTAGAGATGAAAGTTCCACTGCCGGAAGGGTTAAACTGGCTCCTGAATTCGAAAAGTATGGAATTGATTTAACAGAGTTTAACGTATCTTCGGTGAACTTTGACCAAAACGATCCTAACTACCAACGAATCCAAAAAATCATTACCGATAAATTTGAAATTGATATGCTCGGTGATAAATACCAACAAAAGAAAATGTTCGATATTGGACAAGCAGCTGCAGAAAACGAAGGCCAAGGTGGCGGAGCGATGGGTGCCGGAATGGGCATGGGAATGGGGATGAATATGGGCCAAATGATGGGCAATATGATGAACCAAGGCGGAAACCAACAAGGTGGCGGGGCACCAGCGGCAAACGACCCTGCTGCAAGGATTGCAAAACTGAAAGGACTGCTAGACCAAGGACTCATCAACGCAGAGGAATTTGAAGCGAAGAAAAAAGAAATTCTTTCCTCTATGTAA
- a CDS encoding zinc ribbon domain-containing protein translates to MVAMAEEKIYEMLWDCEFCGSKKLLGKTHRHCPNCGATQDPNRRYFPNDADKVAVQDHIYYGVDKVCPFCQTANGAKATFCGNCGGALDGAQNVKLRSDQDGLTEDSVQKAKEELAFANSEFIKPHPKTPKWVLWLLGSIVVGGIGFVCLGVLWTEKVELQITHHEWSRTIAIDQFKPVSESEWCDSMPMGAYSVSRSRQIRSYNSIPDGEDCHTVRSDRGDGTFSESESCTTKYRQEPVYDDHCSYRIDKWAFDRNAVAKGFGTTQEPYWPTPQIRECTNTAIGCERLGAKTEKYMVYFTESSGETKGEKHDCEFDQSKWKSLPAKALYQTEKSVIFNYITCDTIQTLEESATEE, encoded by the coding sequence TTGGTTGCGATGGCAGAAGAAAAAATCTATGAAATGCTTTGGGACTGCGAATTCTGCGGTTCTAAAAAACTACTTGGTAAAACTCATAGGCATTGTCCCAACTGTGGAGCCACTCAAGATCCAAATCGTAGATACTTTCCAAACGATGCGGATAAGGTGGCAGTCCAAGATCATATTTATTACGGAGTGGATAAGGTTTGTCCTTTTTGCCAAACTGCCAACGGTGCCAAAGCCACTTTCTGCGGAAACTGCGGGGGAGCACTCGATGGAGCACAAAACGTAAAACTCAGGTCAGACCAAGATGGTCTCACTGAAGATTCTGTCCAAAAAGCAAAAGAAGAATTGGCCTTTGCCAATTCAGAATTTATCAAACCTCATCCGAAAACACCGAAATGGGTTCTTTGGTTACTCGGCTCGATTGTAGTTGGTGGGATTGGATTTGTTTGTCTTGGTGTTTTATGGACCGAAAAAGTGGAACTCCAAATCACTCATCATGAATGGTCTCGTACGATTGCCATTGACCAATTCAAACCAGTCTCTGAATCGGAATGGTGTGATTCTATGCCAATGGGTGCGTACAGTGTGTCCAGAAGTCGTCAAATCAGAAGTTATAATAGTATACCTGATGGAGAAGATTGCCATACAGTTCGTTCGGATCGTGGGGATGGAACTTTTTCAGAAAGTGAAAGTTGTACTACCAAATACAGACAAGAACCTGTCTATGATGACCATTGCAGTTACCGGATTGATAAATGGGCCTTTGATCGCAATGCCGTTGCCAAAGGATTTGGAACCACACAAGAACCTTATTGGCCCACTCCCCAAATCCGTGAATGTACAAACACTGCCATTGGCTGTGAACGGTTAGGAGCTAAAACAGAAAAGTATATGGTTTATTTCACAGAATCTAGCGGTGAAACCAAGGGAGAAAAACATGATTGCGAATTTGACCAATCAAAATGGAAATCACTACCTGCCAAAGCCCTTTACCAAACTGAAAAAAGTGTAATCTTTAATTACATCACATGTGACACCATACAAACGTTAGAAGAAAGCGCGACAGAGGAATAA